The genomic stretch TATTGCGTAATGCTAAAataatttgtacaatttaatttttgcacaGAATTGCCATGGGATCAGCCATCGGCCAACTGTCCGGAGTTCATCAACTGGAAGGACAATGATCGCTGGCAAACACAGACGCCATGGAGCAAACTGGACACACTGGCCATATCCTTGTTGCGCAAAGTACTGGCCACTAGTCCGGGCACCCGCCTAACCCTGGAGAAGATTCTCGATCACAAATGGTCCAACATGCAGTTCGCCGAGCATGGTAAGGGTGTTAATTTGATGTGGGCGCCTTCGAGTGTTTATCGAGTGATTTATCTACAAGCACACTTTGCCGGCTCAGGTACTTAGTGACTCTCAATGCTTTCGACATCTTGAGAGTCTCTCTGTGCCTGCACTGGCGGTGATGCAACTGCAACGATTAAGGGTGTTCCTAATAAGTGTTATATTTAGAGTTATATCGAAAGTGTTTAAAAGTACAACAATCTAATCCctgctctgcttctgctttggCGCTTTAGCTGTATGATAGATTTAAAATACTTCATAAAGCTAGATTACCAAAGCATTGGCTCTGTGGAAACTTCATCCAAACAATGAAATCCGATCTGCGTGTGCACTTAATTATATTTCGTTTGCAGCTTTTGTTTACTTTGGCCATGTTTTCTTTATGAGTTGATCTTTTGTTTGCACATTATTTGATCTTTGGTGATTTTAGCTGTATGGTGTATATCAAAGATCCATAGAGCTTTATCACCAAAACCCAAatggtttttgcattttttcgcTTGAGTTGCTTAtgtttttaaaatgttttttgtcaACAAAATCTGAAGAAATCAAGATTATGCTTActaaaaaacttttcttctaTCACCCAAAGATCGCTCTTTTGACTTGGTGGATTCGGCGGCTGCGTTGGAGATCTGCTCGCCCAAGGCCAAGCGACAGCGTTTGCAGTCCAGTGCTCATCTGAGCAATGGTTTGGATGACTCCATATCGCGGAATTACTGCTCCCAGCCGATGCCCACGATGCGTAGTGACGACGACTTTGATGTAAGATTGCGCAGCGGTCGGGCCACTGGGGGTCAGGAGAACCAATCCGTGGCCCAGGAGGCGCGCCTCAGTTACTGTTTCTCGCAGCCGGCCCTGCTGGATGATCTACTGTTGGCCACGCAGATGAACCAGACGCAGAGCGCCTCGCAGAACTACTTCCAGCGCCTGGTGCGACGCATGACGCGATTCTTTGTGACCACACGCTGGGACGATACGATCAAGCGACTGGTGGGAACCATCGAAAGGCTGGGTGGATACACCTGCAAGGCCAGCGAGGAGGGTGTGGTCACAGTGTCCACCATCGACCGGAACAAGCTGCGGCTAGTGTTCAAGGCTCACATCATCGAGATGGACGGCAAGATCCTAGTCGATTTTCGGCTGTCCAAGGGCTGTGGTCTAGAATTCAAGCGGCGCTTCATCAAGATCAAGAACGCGCTGGAAGATATTGTCATGAAGGGGCCCACCACATGGCCCATTGCGATTGCAACCAATTCGGTGCCTtagtttttaatgaaatttaacCTAAGACTTGACTCTGTTTCATTTGGatacattatgtttatgtaacTTGTGTTCACAGCACTCCCATTCATCATCACTATCGATCTTCGAatagcttaaatattttattagcATGTGCTCGTGCATTATCGACGATTACGTTTTGTACTATGTATACTGCCTATTCTTATAGCTCTACTatgattttaaatttgttgacTTTAAAATGAATACCGCGTATTGAGTGTAGTTGATTAGTAAAATAAACGTTAtgaaacaataaatatttactttttaaaataaaaacttaagAATAAGAAGTACTACTTCATTTTAAATTGATTCTAAAATGAGGGTTTTATAAGTCTATTGATGTAGTTTTCAAACGATGTAAATCAAGAATTTATGTTAAATGGCCCTCGATAGCAACGTCACTTTATACCATGCTCAAACATCCTTAATtggttatattttttaatttttgaaatttgttgctTCCAATATTCTACATTTTACATGAGAGACACGTGTATCTTACATGCAATGCTGCAGTGCACCCACCGTTCGACAGGGGGAGTTTTGGAGCAGCAGACTTCCCACAGATGCCGCCAATACTAAGAATGACATTTTCCACAagcttttttatttttttatttcacatGAACTAGCGATATTgaatatatattattgattGAAACTTTTGTGGTGATTTTTCTTCCAGTTTTGTGTATTGTTTTTTCTCTGTGGGATCGACTATTGGAACACCTGGGCATTCGCTTTATTTGAGTTGAACGATTTTATGCTTAATTCTATGTCTCAACAATAATTTTGTGGGTTCTCTGTAATGGTGGGAGTGGGGATTGAGTGTGTATATAATTTCAAATGAATTACAACGACTACAAATACGGATATCCACGCTGGCCAAGATGTTGCGGGGCGGCTGAGAGAATATCTGATACATAGggatgtttgtttgttggttttatataaataatggTTTAACATTAATAATAATGTCTAATAACGAAGCATAGAGACAGCAAACGGTTTCTGTTGCCTTTTGTGCGCCAGACACAAAATCCAAAAAGGGTTGACGAACACGTACACCAAATATCAGCACCACCCCAGGATGGGTCttctcctgcagctgctgctgatcttcATCCAGTCCATGCGGTCTCGTGCTGGATTAGCGGGTGCATTCGGTGTGGTTGGAATTTTGAAGTAGCAACGCTTACTGGGGCTTCCTGAAGTTCTTGCCGGCGAACTTGACACCGGAGCCGATCTCCTCCTCAATGCGCAAGATCTGGTTGTACTTGGCCAGACGCTCCGAGCGGCATGGAGCACCGGTCTTGATCTGGCCGGTCGACAGACCCACAACCAAATCACCGATGAACGAATCCTCGGTCTCGCCGGAACGGTGAGAGACCATGGTGCCCCAGCCGTTCTTCTTGGCCAGCAGATGAGCGGCAATGGACTCGGTGACGGTACCGATCTGGTTTACCTTCAGCAGCAGGCAGTTGCAGGCACCCTTCTCGACAGCGGTGGCAATGCGCTTGGGGTTGGTCACAGTCAGATCGTCGCCGACAATCTGGATCTTGGTGTTGCAGGT from Drosophila pseudoobscura strain MV-25-SWS-2005 chromosome 4, UCI_Dpse_MV25, whole genome shotgun sequence encodes the following:
- the grp gene encoding serine/threonine-protein kinase grp, with protein sequence MAAFMAGAATAAGGAGAGAGATREFVEGWTLAQTLGEGAYGEVKLLINRQTGEAVAMKMVDLKKHPDAVTSVRKEVCIQKMLQDTHILRFFGKRSQGSVEYIFLEYAAGGELFDRIEPDVGMPQHEAQRYFTQLLSGLNYLHQRGIAHRDLKPENLLLDEHDNVKISDFGMATMFRCKGKERLLDKRCGTLPYVAPEVLLKPYHAQPADIWSCGVILVTMLAGELPWDQPSANCPEFINWKDNDRWQTQTPWSKLDTLAISLLRKVLATSPGTRLTLEKILDHKWSNMQFAEHDRSFDLVDSAAALEICSPKAKRQRLQSSAHLSNGLDDSISRNYCSQPMPTMRSDDDFDVRLRSGRATGGQENQSVAQEARLSYCFSQPALLDDLLLATQMNQTQSASQNYFQRLVRRMTRFFVTTRWDDTIKRLVGTIERLGGYTCKASEEGVVTVSTIDRNKLRLVFKAHIIEMDGKILVDFRLSKGCGLEFKRRFIKIKNALEDIVMKGPTTWPIAIATNSVP